Part of the Benincasa hispida cultivar B227 chromosome 12, ASM972705v1, whole genome shotgun sequence genome is shown below.
AAATAGGGGATATAttggaaataataataaaacattaGTAAGGACATAGAGATAATTAATTAGATAGGGATGACTTCGGCAAAAATAAGAGTTAGGAATTTTAGATGGGGAGAACTATTTTGGGGATTGTCCAATGGGATTTTGGAATAGAAAGATCCCTCTCAAAAGGCTATTGATATTGTAATTTCTCTATTGAAATTGCAATATAGCTATTTGTTGTTTCTCCTGTAATTGGTAATtttttattgattggatcaagAAAGGTGACTAAAATGTGTTATTTCGCATCTAAAATTTTGTCAACAGATGACTGGTCGAAGGGACTCGACTTATTTAAACGGAATGATAGTGGCTTAAAACTCAGCCTATCACGAGGAGCATTGCTGCTTGCTTGATGGGCGGGGAGGAGGAACAACTGATTTTTAGCCAGAACTGTTTATTATAGTTGGCAAGGGTTTTCCGGGGACTAGCCCACTTCCTGTTACTCGACGAAGGCTTCGCATTGTCCGGTTCTTTCTAGAATGTGGGATCGTTTTAGAGCATATCTGAGCAGCACACACTCCCAACCTTCACTTAGTAATCAGGCTGCATCTGGAATACAATGGCTTCGGTGGAAGtcttcttgttttgaaattgGTCCAAACAGGGGTTTGGTGTGTGTGTTTGTGTGTTTGTGACAGGAAATTCACCTCCTTTCCACGATTGTAAACAACTGAAAGCTTTCATATATCTTTTTTTGGAGGGGTCTCTACTCTCAGCTCctagtctctttctttttttctttttttttccttttttttttttttgataagagacagctcctaggctctttctttcttttgtctAATTCTATATCGTTtcttatctttaaaaaaaaagaaaaatatcacgTCTAAACCATCATGAAAATTGAATTAGCTGGCTCAATGCCCTTGTATGAAGCAATTTATTCGTGAAGTTAAACGGTATaagatttttttccttaatcAGTAAAAAAACCATTATTTTTcaggaaaaaatatattttcggTTTCTAAgcattttgtaaaatttagtccctaaattttgagaaataggTTAAGGTCCtaacattattttttctatttgctACATTAACCAATGTTTTTAAAGCTCAAGGTGCAATAAAATGCATTAGCCTTTTGAGTGTTAAGAAAAAGGCGCCAAAAACCTAGGTACCAATTTAAAGTAAACTTCAAACTCCAAGGACAAAAGGTGtaatttccattaaaaaaataataagaagaaaattattttttaaaaaggagaaaaaaaattgaaggtcCAGTTGCACGATTCCCATAGCAACCATcttgatttttagaaataatgAGGAAGAGACTATTTTGTGTTTACTTCCAGGTGAAGGAAGTTTCTTCTATAGTCCTCACAGCATTAACTGATTATCATAATAATTATAGGGTCGAAGATGTTTCTTTACTTCATGATACAAATCTTCTTATAACCAAATGTACAGTAATACTGAGAATTTCTCTCGTTATGGTAGTCTAAGTATAGGCTTTAGCCTTTAGGCCTAGGTGTTCTTAGGATACATTCCTGCAACATTTGGTCTGAATAGAATCTGGCACATTgttaagaaaaatgtaaatatatcaTCTGTACAATACCTTTTGTCAGGCAGTTGGAAACGTCCTTGACTGGAATCTTCATTATACTGAACTGGAGGGATGAGAGTAGAGTTTTAACCTGTATCATTAAGTGCTGGTTTACTTAATCACGAGAATTTCAGGATAACCTTTAGGGTATCTATTTTCAGAAAGAAAATAACAACCTTCTCAGAGCATTTAAAAACAGGACTTGATACATCCAACCAACTCCATGCAGCATTCTTTGTTTCTTTCTCAATAAGACAACCATACTTGAGTTGTGGAATATCCACTGGACTGCTAGAAACTGCAGATGAGAActtacaaaagaagaaaataatgttAAAAATCGGTTCCAGTGAGCAAGTGTATCATAAAGAATTCATTTCCACATTACCAGCAACAATGTTGTCTCCGTCTAGAGCAAGAACTTTCCAAGAAAAGTTTGAATTGGCAGGACTGATGCATGATACTTCACCACTGTTAAATGTTCAATAAACAAAATGCCATCAGATAGGAGCACAAAAATCTAGCGcagaataataaatttttttacaaatatttaaattgccTTAAAGTATCTATAGAAAGTATTGCATCCTTGCTACGCCATATCGACGTTGTAATAACAGTGTGTCCATCAGAAAACCATGGATTAGCCAGGAAACCATGTGAATAGAGGCCAGGAAAGAGGTCGTTCTCAGCCCAGTGCACCACAGGAaccttcaattttttatttaaaaaaatgttaagaaagGCATATggaaaatttaggaaaaataacTAGCAAATAAACAAGAAAAATTCAATACACATCTTATTtagtaattaaaatattatctaattgaaCACCAATGCTATGTCTCCTCTTCCATAGGAAGCAAGAAACAGAGAGACGTTCATTTCTAAGAATCTTGAACATATGCCACCTAAGACATCTTTATTATAAAACATTTTCTAGAGACATTATTTTTATACATTTTAATGATCCTCAGAAGATTTGTTTTAGAGTATTCAAGTCAAACAACATGTGGGGTCGAGAATTCAAAGCACTATCTCTTTTGGTTGAGGACATATGTCTCAATTAGTAGAGTTACGCTTATATTGGCATTATGCTTAAGCATTTAAGATAGAACATTAACGAATTCTAGATAGTGTAAACCATCGTATCAGTTTTCTTAATGATTTAAcatattaacaaaaaaaaaaaaaaaatggaaatttaaaGACGATAATTTATatgtatcattttcaaaatgtcAGCACGTGTTCAACACCTATTTGACACATGTCCTAATATTCGTAAACATGTACAGTTACACCATGACGCAGAGGAAACTAGTTTAAAAGAAATCAATTTGCCAACGGACTTTTATGttacattatttttatatttaaaagagaaaagtgCATGCAAAACCTCACCACATCAACAATATTTTCACGAAAACTAAGTTGTCCATCTCTAGGCCAGTTGATTCTGTGAAGAGAATTTGTTGCAGAATGGGCGCCAGAGTTCACAGACGAGTGTGCAGATAAAAATACAAGGAACTTCCCATCTGGGCTGGAAAACATTATCATTCATAAATTAGTTCCAATGTTGTTGCTCATCTTATGCATTATTGCATAGGCATACCGATCGAATGGCGGTAGCATGATAATTGacgataaataaaaatagttcgCAAAAATTGACCAATGGGAAGTATATACACATCAAACAAAATGACTTAAGTTGATGCCATAAGCATGAAATACCTTCTAAAGCAACAATAGAGATGTAATTATTAAGAGGAAAATGATTAAATGTCATACAAGGACCATAAAAGCGGTACTCCAAGTTGTGATGTAGAAGAGTTAACAGCCTTAATCTGCTATTCATCTGTTAAAACACACTTGATCTTCCTTAAtgtatgaaataaaatttgtaaaatcataacATGAAAAAGTTGTATAATGCTCACAGTGGTTTTATGTAAAGAGGTCTGGAACTAGAAGCACATGAAAACAGTTCAACAGAAATAGAGCAAGATTCTAGCCTCCCCTCATTATATGTATCAAAGTAGACTGCAGCCACTTATATTTATCAttcaaatttgataaaaaatttaCAGAAGTTGGAGTTGTAAGGTACGGATGTGAATgctagaagaaaagaggaaaaaggaaaataaatttagcaAACAAACAACAGAAGGTAATGAGATAAAAATGCACCTGAACCGAGGAAAGAAGGCACTACTTATGTTCTGAGTTAGATTATAGAGGGGAAAATCCTTCTTTGATTCATCCCTGGACaacattggaaaaaaaattgaatgatcAGACTGAAATAGTATTAGTAAAAATCGGTCATCAAGAGGAGAAAAAGTATAACACACTTGAGTTTATGTTCGTTGACTTCAGATCCATAATCTGGAGCCTTAACTGCATATAGTGCACAAGGCCGATTATAGCAGTAGATCATACCAAGTTTTCTAGGGTCTGATGACCACCCAACAAAAACCAAATATTGATCCTCGCCAATAGATGGAGCCCATACAACTTGACCCACACTCAAAGAATGCTCGATTATTTTCACTTGCCTAACCTCTCCGCTGTTGAAGAGAAACAAAAAAGGATAGCTCaacaaagttttaaaattttaaaaagcacCTTATTTTGTCAATATTAATAGAGGTAACAATTGAACCACACCTGTCAACATTGATGACAAAGAGAGCAGGCTGCCTTTTACCTGCATAAGCTTCCCCCCAGTCTTCTTTAAAATCCCCTTGACCCTTCCAGTTCGTAGAATCCTTATTTGTTGAGCAACCTTTTTGATATCCAGAAACAGTAAACGTTGGCTTGGAGGGAGAAGGTTCCTCCGCAACATAAGCAATGTAAGTTTCATTTGAGTTCCAGGAGATTCCCTCAAACCTATAagataaggggaaaaaaaaaatacaaattcgaATCTTGTGGTCGTTGATCCCATGTTATAAACTATTTACCAAAAACAACCAACCATATACCATTATGACTCAGTTATTGCAGATACTATGAAGCCACTCACTAGCAAAAACAGTACACCTTGATGCATAACTTCTATCCAAGGAAGTATAAATAAagatatcatttttatttttagaaataaagatACCATTACCATCCATCAGTATAAATTGATCCATGGATAGATTGGGGGATGTGGAACTCCTTTTCGATTTGACCTGCACTCCAAATTTCCAATTGAACTGGAGAATCATTTTCAGGATTGCGAACTGCAAGAAATTTTGAGCCTGATGGTGATGGCACTATTGTAGAGACTCCAATCATTTCTACAGGAAATGGTGTCCATGTAAAGTTTACTGAATTGCTGTCGTTTCCCTTGGAAATGTGAGCTGACAAAGTATATTTTCTCCTCTTATTCGCTAGAAGACTTGCTTGGCTAATTGAAAACGTCGCCATGGAGTCTCCTGTGCAAAATGTCAATTAGGAATAGAGTTAACATCGCCAGGCACATAACTTCATGACAATAGGCAAACCCGCACACGAGTGGTAAATGCACTAGCATAAACAACATCAATCATACCACTATCAGACTTAAACGTCCATGCCTTATCAATGTTAGGAATTTTCGTGAATTCTTGAAGTAATTTGGACTGTTCAGCATATTCTTCCTCAGTTATTGGATCAATCCCAGATGGAAACTCCTCAACCACGTTACTAATCTTTGAAGCATCCATGACCAAGGCAGCTGACAGTTTTCTGCTGCGACATTAATTCGGAAAAGAATGAAGACAACGTTAAGAGGAAATAATGAAGTTACGTGAAGCAATCAAGATAGACACAAATCACGGATTTGCCAAATTTTCAGATTCTATAAAATTGGCACACCCGATTTCTTTCTTTCACTGCCCTACATGTCCATCAATCAGTGAATTACATACGCAACTGGTCAAACGAAGTAAAATCACTAAGAACCACAGCTGACAATCTTAGTAAAGAGGCAATTATAATAATTGTGATCGCTACATTTCATCATCTTCCCAACCTACATCAGAATTTGCTGAACAACGTCAAAACAAGCTCCGAGTACACAGTCGTTGCCTCTCCAACTCAAGGACGCgtgttaaaaaataaacaaataaagttCTCCAATCTCCAGAAGCGATAAATTTATCGATCTGCTCGAATTTCACATTCTATACAACAGGCACATCCGTTTTCAATTTTGCCCATCCAAACGATCACAAACTGACACATAATTACTTTCGTTTCATTGCATTTACATTTGCATTTGACCAAAACTGATCAATCAAAGTGGAATTGCAAAGCAAATTCATTAAAACAAGTCAAGAAATAACTGAGAGACGGACCAAGGTGTAACAACGAGATAGCAGTAATTAGAACTTAATGTCAATGAAATTTATGTTAGTTTCTTGTCGTGGATTGATGCGGATTAAAAATGCTAGTAAAGAGAACAAAAGCAttacaaaaaatgaatcaaagaaGAAGCTCGTAAGTCTTAAGAGTTGAGCAACAAAAGCCAGGATAACGATAAGAAATGAAAGAGAGCTTACGAGAAGAGGCGGGTGGGTCTGAGAAATTGAGAGCTCTGAGAAGGAGCAGTAGTAACAGCAGCGGCGGAGAGTGGAAGACGAAGGAAGTTGATGCGACCAATGGAATTGACGCCAGCAAAAGCCATTCAGATAAAGATGCCACCTGctgcatttttattttatttttaaattagtaCTTTTATTTGTGCTTAAAAAAAATAGCCATTTTAGAGTTGAGGTTAGTGCCTATTTAAGAGTAACACCTctgattatttaaaaaaatattttaaataatctcTGACATTCTTTGACCGTTAAAAATGATGGTGTGgaaataactaaatgactaGACTCAATTCAGGTGACAAATTTCAATGACTAGACTAAAAAttcacatttttcttaatgaacttggttaaattaatcatttttattattatgttgAGATCACTTTCTTCTTTCCCTCTCCTTGCGTTCTTCTTTCTCATTTCCAAATTATGGCAGATCCACCGCCATTACCAGCATATCATCATCGTCGTCACTATACCATTACACTTTCATTATGCTTTCTTTCGCACAACATTTCCACACCATGAAAAAAGAAACTatcaaattcaaaatgaaaacaatgtttAAGATCTTAGCATCGACCATTGCTCCCTTCTTGATATTATTGTTGGtgaaaattgagttttaaaaaggaaaatgactTTTGAGAATTCCACATCGGTTAAGTTGGAAAGTGAATTCTCCTTCATATACTCCCATCTTGGATCTTGGATTTGGGCCTTAAGGGGTACCCATATTTTAAAGGGAGTGAGGACATAGACCAATGTGGTTACGGTGGAAATCCCACACGCACACGACCGCCACAAAAATCAGTTTGAACAATATGTGCATTTCCGATTGAGACCTTTATTTTTGGGGTTGTTTTATCATAGGTACGACGTGGCACTCTTAAAGAGAGCAAGATATGTGACTCGGTCTGAGTTTTTGTTTTATAGGTTCCACATTTCTGACGACCGCTGGTTCCTGAATGTTCGCCTATCGAGTTTCACCGTCGAAGGGTGGTCGATTCCAACATTTTTAAGACGTCACAATCTGCCAACTCTGTAATGGCCCTCACAAGCAACAACGACATTATGACATCCGACCTCAACCATTCATTCCGGTTCGAAGGAGTGAACTTCAAACGGTAGAAGCAGAAGATGCTATTTTTCCTTACTATTAAGAAAGTTATCGATGCTTGTACCACAGATAAGCCAACCATCCTGATAGAAGATCCAACTGAACAACACATAAAAAAAGTTGTTGATTGGGAAGAGAAAGATTTTTTATGtacaaattttacattaaatggtttgactgataATCTTTATGACTACTACAATACGATGAAGATAGCAAAAGAAGTTTGGGATGCCCTGCAAAAGAAGTACGAAACCTAGGAGGCTGGGTCGAAAAATATGTTGTCAGTTGTTACCTCAACTTCCAGATGATGGATGACAAATTTGTGGAGGCCCAGTCACATGAATTGCAGAAGATAGCCCATGAAATAATAactgaaggtatgcctctagaTGAACAATTTCAAGTTGTTATTATTGACAAAATGCCCCATTTGTGGAAAGATTTAAGAATACTTTGAGGCATAAAACCAAGGATTTTCCTTGGAGAGTCTTATCACCCGCTAAGGATTGAGGAAGAAGCCCAAAAGCAGGACCAGAGAGAGGAGGTGAACATCGTAACTAGGAGATCCGCCTCTGCCGTGATAAAGTCTAACCAAAAGTCCAAGGGGACAAAAAGGAAAGGTTAGAACCGTGGTTCCAGCAACCAGAACCAACAGAAGAAGCAGAAATCTCCCTTGGGAGAAACAGTACAGTTCCTTTGCTTTAACTGTAATAAACCTAGATACATGACTAAGAACTATAGGAATAGGCGTCGTCCTACTGGTCAGATGAACCTGACAAAGGAACCGTTAGTTGCTATGATCatagaagtaaatgtgatcggtggtttTGAGGGGTAGTGGATAGACACTGGCACCATGCGCCATGTCTGTAAcgaccttagtctatttaaaacttatactgaaactaaagaTAAGAGTATTCTGTTAGGGGATCACCACTCTATGTAAGTTGTTGGAACCGGCAAGGTAGAGCTGAAGTTTACCTTCAAGAAGACTCTCACGTTGAAGGATGTCTTGCACACTCTAgagataagaaagaacttgGTCTCGAACTATCTCTTCAACAAGGCCAGATTGACTCAAACCATAGGGATAAATTtatatacccttaccaaaaaACAACGTAAGTAGGGAAGAGTTAATCAACCGAGGAAATGGTTAAGATTAAATTTAGacattaataaaatgaaatattctGTGTATATACTAtgttctatgaatatttggTATGCTAGAATTTGTCATGttaataagaaattaattagtaacatgattaggttagaaatgatacctaagttatccatgaatgaatttgataaacaagagtattgtagtcaggttaaaattactaaaactccgcGTACTTAGGATTTCTGAAcctctagatttaattcattctaatttaTGTGAATTTTATGGTATCTtgactaggaacagtaaaagatattttattacttttattgatgatttatctgattttacttttgtatatttgctgaaaaacaaTGATGCTTTTGTGActtcaaattgtttgtaactaAAGTAGAAAATCATTttaatagaaaggttaaaagacttcgtagtgataggggaaTTGAGTACGACTCAGGCAActttaatgagttctttaactcTCATGAATAATACACGAAAATACTGCACCTTACTCTTctgaaatgaatggaaaaaccgaaaggaaaaatagaattttgctgagctagtagttgttattttacttagttcaggagCCACATCTTGTTGATGGGGTGAAATCATCCCTATCGTGTGTTATGTCCTCAATAGAATACCAAAGTCTAAAAATACAACTTCACCTTACAAAGTccttaagaataagaaaccaaacctGTCATATTTTAGAACATTGGcttgtctagcctttgtaaggattccataccctaaaagaagaaaaaatagctAGTAGAGCCTATGAATGTGTCTTTGTAAGTTATGCCATAAATAGTAAAGCTtataggttctatgatctagtaaaccaagtgatcattgagtcaaatgaggccaacttctttgaggatagatttccttttaaattgaaaaatagtgGGGCTCAGGATCCAGTAGtctaaccctagttagaaaCCCTACCTCTACAGAGGAAGCTGACCCAGaactagaagaagcaaaagaactaGAACTACCAAAGATTTTGGGGATGACTTCCAGACctataatgtagaagaagatcctAAAGACCTAAAAGTTGTCTTGTCCTCTGTAGATGCCAACttatggcaagaagccataaatgatgagatagactctcttgagtcaaataggacttggcaCATAGTAGATCTACCTTCAGGTTGCAAagcaatagggtgcaaatggatcttaaggaagAAACTTAGACTTGATGAAACAATTGACAAGTTTAAAACCAGGTTAGTGGTAAAGAGCTTTagacaaaaagaaaacatagaTTTCTTTGACACATTCTCCactgtcactagaattacccCAATCCGTGTTTTGTTCTCTCTCGCCACCCCTTATAACCTTATAGTACATCAGATGGAAGTAAAATCTGCCTTCCTAaacggtgaacttgaagaagagatttacttGAAAATACCTGAGAGTTTTGTAGTCCAtcgtcaagaaaataaggtttgtaAACTAGATAAATATCTCTATGGTctgaaacaagctcctaagcaatgacatgaaaagTTTGACAACCTAGTtttatctaaaggtttcaaggttaatgaaagtgacaaatgcatctattataaggttgaaaataatttttgcaCCATCCTGtgtctgtatgtagatgatttgttaAATTTTGGGTTgaacttgcacgtcataaatgatgtgaaatctacattgagtgcaaacttcgacatgaaagacttaggagaagcgactgtaatcttaggcataaacgtgactaggtctgaaaagggaatttctttggataatctcactatgtagaaaagattctaaagaaatataattactttgaatgtTGTTTGGACTCGGGAATCGATGTCGTTACTCAACCCCAAATTCGaacaaaagtttattttattttcatcgaTCTAAGACTTATACAACAAACGTATTAAAGCAGTAAGATCGAGGTCAAATCTACGGGGAGACTGTTGAATCAATCTAAGACAATTTATGAATTCCAAAagaaatattttgataattttggttTTAACAAGCGAAATTGAACAAAAGGAAACAAGAAcaagtgcaaaaaaaaaaaaaaaaaaaagaagaaggtttTGAGACAAATTCAGGGAAAAATCTTGGGATTAGTttgtatgctttttattttctatccttGGATACtagttatttttttcaattatgtaaacCCCTCGATCTATTAGAAACTCTAATAGCTCAAATAGccaatttttgataaaaatctaaattagccctaattcagtttaaaacttttctttcttagtGACACccaagttaaaactgaaaagcattaagaaagggttcaattgtcgagacattcaataagcCGGAAAGCCATGTCTTGTTGAATGATTTATTTGGGAAAGATTATATTAGAACCCACATGAACTTggccagaaaaagtctagacctcAACCAAGTGATCCTAATATTTGCAACTTAATCGATCAACAATGCATATGCTAGAAAATTTTTGATAACATGAAATTCAACAAATCAATTTGTCAGAAAAATTCattgaattcaattaaaaataaaacaaatcccccaaagggttcacaacaattgaataaaataaactagatAGCCTTCAAGAATTAAGGCATACAAACTATCCCAAGAAAATAATTTAGCCTCTAAAAGGCATAATTCAAACTACAATTATTAGAAAAAGTAAGAATCGGGGCTAACTATACCAATTATTCCTCAACAAATTGACTCAATTATTCAAAAACCGaacaaaaattctcaaattcttCTTTATTTGGTCTTAAGCTCGATTGTGTGGTAGGTTGTGACTTGAAGATCCTTTTTATAAGATCATCGTCGCGACACTAGGGTCAAGCGTTGCAACGATGCGTATTGACCTGTCGGGAAACTCGAAACTCTCCCGCAAGCGGTCATCGGTTGCTAAGAGCCTTTCCTCACTTTAGAAGAAAATGCTCTGCTCTGGCAGAAACTGACAGTGCTATCGTTCGTGCGACACTTAGGTGTCTCCCACTAGAGTCGATGATTGACTCATTCCATACTCGAAAGAATCGCGGGGGGCTCAAGTGATTCACCGAAGCGACGAGACCTTGAAAGCAGCTTTTTCAAGTGTCAGTAGCGGGACGTTTATAGAAAAAGCTTGGGATTTGAATGcatgtatttaatttattcGGAGCCCctacttttataaaaaaaaggcaGGCTGCCCTGACGACTGACACTCTACCTCGGTTGTTCTTGGTTGACGCTATTATGTGAAAAAAACCCCGATTTTCTCAAAAGCTCTATTGCGATTTCGCGAGGCAATACACATCGATGTAATTAAGCCTGCAGTCTCTCAAAGCAGTATCGGCGAGTTTAAGCGGGAGCTATAGGATTGGTTTTTTTTGGGTATCATGCCCCACGAGTGAGTTGCTAAGTGAGGCGGTGGTTTACCCTGTGGCGGATGTCAGCGGTTCGAGTCTGCTTATCTCCAACTCGTGAACTTAGCCGATACAAAGCCAGTTTACCCTAGCTCCGGGCCTTTTGCTCTTCTAATGTAAGCTCCAGCTTACCAGTTGTGATAAACAATGATACCATTAGACCTAAACTCAGAACATTCTGCTTGACTGAAGGACCTCTTCGGGCAATGGATCGAGTGAACGAAAGAGACTGGCTTTCTTATTGAACTTCCTTGGGTGGGAAAGTCTAGACTAGAGCCGACGACTCGTGAAGAGCAAAGAGAAATTCCTTCGAGTGCCTTTTGTTGTGGATACAGACGAGCTCACTTCTCTTACAACATTCTTCCAGGCTCCTCTCAGGACCCACAATCATCGAAATTTGAGAAAGATTTTAAACCGAAGCCTCCGAACAAGGCAGCACCTGGGTAAGAGTGCGGTTCATCGCGTTACTTGTCCAAGCGTGTTGCCGTCTTCGCTTCAGGGCCTGCCCCTCGGTGTGGTCAGTACTCCATACTGTTGGGCAGCGAAGCTTACACTTGTTCACTAATTATGACGACTCCTGCTTGTTCTTGTCGCTCGGCGGCTGATCTCGAGAGCAAAAGGAATGAATCTAGTGTACTTAGTAAAGGCAATCACAAACAAGAAAGCGGTTAGTCCTTATGCGTCAAATCCTTTTGCCTTTGACTCTACTGTATTTAAGACTGCCATGGAACTATATGGTCAAATGTAGTTTGAGTTCATTCATATTCCGTCTCCGGGCCAGACCGGAATAGGGCTAGGTTATATACATTCTAATTATGAAAATCTTGCCCTATATACTTATGCTCCTTAGGAGAGATTCCCGCATCTCTCGCTTCAACAACGGCTCTTCCTGCAATATATATGGGTCCGTGCAGCATTTCCACGATATCGTTATGATCAATTAATGGGACTTGGCCGGAAAGTGGCGCTGAAGTAACCCATGCCATTTTCCCAGGAAAAGCTCGAACGACCTTCAGTTGTCATAGTTAACAAGGTTGAAACTTCCAGGAAAAAACTTCGAATTGGGAGAGCGATCCTCCCGGTGAACTGACCGTTTTAGACTCTTTGGCCCGAGTCTACGTCTTTTCTCACGTGGGTCTGGATTTGACCCCCTTCGTCCCGCTAGTC
Proteins encoded:
- the LOC120067711 gene encoding acylamino-acid-releasing enzyme isoform X1: MAFAGVNSIGRINFLRLPLSAAAVTTAPSQSSQFLRPTRLFSRKLSAALVMDASKISNVVEEFPSGIDPITEEEYAEQSKLLQEFTKIPNIDKAWTFKSDSGDSMATFSISQASLLANKRRKYTLSAHISKGNDSNSVNFTWTPFPVEMIGVSTIVPSPSGSKFLAVRNPENDSPVQLEIWSAGQIEKEFHIPQSIHGSIYTDGWFEGISWNSNETYIAYVAEEPSPSKPTFTVSGYQKGCSTNKDSTNWKGQGDFKEDWGEAYAGKRQPALFVINVDSGEVRQVKIIEHSLSVGQVVWAPSIGEDQYLVFVGWSSDPRKLGMIYCYNRPCALYAVKAPDYGSEVNEHKLKDESKKDFPLYNLTQNISSAFFPRFSPDGKFLVFLSAHSSVNSGAHSATNSLHRINWPRDGQLSFRENIVDVVPVVHWAENDLFPGLYSHGFLANPWFSDGHTVITTSIWRSKDAILSIDTLSGEVSCISPANSNFSWKVLALDGDNIVAVSSSPVDIPQLKYGCLIEKETKNAAWSWLDVSSPVFKCSEKVKTLLSSLQFSIMKIPVKDVSNCLTKGSRDPFEAIFVSSKSVKGNELNPVIVTLHGGPHSTSISSFSKSLAFLSSIGFNLLVVNYRGSLGFGEEALQSLPGKIGSQDVNDVLTALDHIIDKGLANSSKVVVLGGSHGGFLTTHLIGQAPDRFVAAAARNPVCNLALMVSTSDIPDWCYVECYGMEGKNYFTEAPSAEHLIHLYNKSPISHVSKVKAPTIFLLGAKDLRVPFSNGLQYARALKEKGVEVKVFMFPDDIHPIDRPQSDFESFLNIGVWFKKYCK
- the LOC120067711 gene encoding acylamino-acid-releasing enzyme isoform X2 yields the protein MAFAGVNSIGRINFLRLPLSAAAVTTAPSQSSQFLRPTRLFSKLSAALVMDASKISNVVEEFPSGIDPITEEEYAEQSKLLQEFTKIPNIDKAWTFKSDSGDSMATFSISQASLLANKRRKYTLSAHISKGNDSNSVNFTWTPFPVEMIGVSTIVPSPSGSKFLAVRNPENDSPVQLEIWSAGQIEKEFHIPQSIHGSIYTDGWFEGISWNSNETYIAYVAEEPSPSKPTFTVSGYQKGCSTNKDSTNWKGQGDFKEDWGEAYAGKRQPALFVINVDSGEVRQVKIIEHSLSVGQVVWAPSIGEDQYLVFVGWSSDPRKLGMIYCYNRPCALYAVKAPDYGSEVNEHKLKDESKKDFPLYNLTQNISSAFFPRFSPDGKFLVFLSAHSSVNSGAHSATNSLHRINWPRDGQLSFRENIVDVVPVVHWAENDLFPGLYSHGFLANPWFSDGHTVITTSIWRSKDAILSIDTLSGEVSCISPANSNFSWKVLALDGDNIVAVSSSPVDIPQLKYGCLIEKETKNAAWSWLDVSSPVFKCSEKVKTLLSSLQFSIMKIPVKDVSNCLTKGSRDPFEAIFVSSKSVKGNELNPVIVTLHGGPHSTSISSFSKSLAFLSSIGFNLLVVNYRGSLGFGEEALQSLPGKIGSQDVNDVLTALDHIIDKGLANSSKVVVLGGSHGGFLTTHLIGQAPDRFVAAAARNPVCNLALMVSTSDIPDWCYVECYGMEGKNYFTEAPSAEHLIHLYNKSPISHVSKVKAPTIFLLGAKDLRVPFSNGLQYARALKEKGVEVKVFMFPDDIHPIDRPQSDFESFLNIGVWFKKYCK